TTGGCCTTTCCGACGCGTCGGAAACCTTCAAACAACTTGTTTCGGCCTTTCCGAGGCCTCGAAAACCTTCAAGCAACTTGTTTTGGCGCTTTCCGAGGCGTCGGAAACCTTCAAGCAACTTGTTTAGGCCTTTCCGAGGCCTCGAAAACCTTCAAACAACCTGTTTGAGCCTTTCCGACCCCTCGGGCCGTCAGGGACGCCAGTCAAGTTTGCCGAGTACGGGCTTTTGAGGAACCCGGCTAGCTTGGTAGACGTCCCTGACGCCTTCGGGGCAGCCGCCCCCCCCTCGCAGAGAGAGGATTAACCACAGCAAAGCCCCCGAGCCTTCAACGTGCGAAGGTCCGGGGGCTTCTTTCTCTAAACAGCTACCGCGGCCGCGTTAGAACTCGGCGTTCTTCGGCGTGCGGGGGAAGGGGATCACGTCGCGGATGTTGGCCATGCCCGTCACGAAGAGCAACAGGCGCTCGAAGCCGAGGCCGAAGCCGGAGTGAGGGCAGGCGCCGAAGCGACGCGTGTCGAGGTACCACCACATGTCCTTCATGGGGATATGCAGCTCCTCGATGCGGGTTTGCAGTCGGTCGAAGTCGGCCTCACGCTCTGATCCGCCGATGATCTCGCCGATCTTCGGGAAGAGCACGTCCATGGCGCGCACCGTGCGTCCGTCGTCGTTCTGCTTCATGTAGAAGGCCTTGATCTCCTTCGGGTAATCGGTCAGAATGACAGGCCGCTTGAAGTGCTGCTCCACTAAGAAGCGCTCATGCTCCGCAGCCAGATCGGCGCCCCAATAGACGGGGAATTCGAACCGGGTGCCACCAGCCACGGCCTCTTCCAAGATGCGGATGCCCTCGCCGTAAGCCAGTCGCACGAACGGTGCCTGAAGGATGCCCTCGAGGCGGGTGATCAGCTCCTTGTCGAACATGTCGTTGAGGAAGTGGAGGTCGTCGGCGCAGTGGTCGAGCGCCCACCGGACGCAGTATTTGATGAACTCCTCGGCCAGATCCATGTTATCCTCGATCTCGTAGAAGGCCATCTCTGGTTCGATCATCCAGAACTCGGCCAAGTGGCGCGGCGTGTTGGAGTTTTCGGCGCGGAAGGTGGGCCCGAAGGTGTAGATCTCGCCGATGCCCATCGCGCCCAGCTCGCCCTCCAGCTGTCCGGAGACAGTCAGACTGCTGCGGCGTCCGAAGAAGTCGGCGTCGTAGTCCACACTGCCATCTTGTCGTCTCGGCGGGTTGGACACGTCGAGCGTGGTGACTTGAAACATCTGCCCGGCACCCTCGGCGTCGGAGGCGGTGATGATCGGCGTGTGGAGGTAGAAGAATCCCTTCTGGTGAAAGAAGGTGTGGATGGCCATCGCCATGTGGTGGCGGATGCGGAGGACGGCGCCGAAGGTGTTCGTGCGCGGTCTCAGGTGGGCAATCTCGCGGAGGAACTCCATCGAGTGCCCCTTCTTCTGCAGCGGATAGGTGGTGGGATCGGCCGGACCGAGCACCTCAATGTTTGCGGCCTGCACCTCTACCGTCTGTCCCTTGCCCTGCGAGCGGACGAGTCGTCCGTTGACACGCAGACAGGCGCCGGTGGTCACGTTGCGGAGCGCCTCTTCGCCAATCCCGTCGATGTCGGCCACCACTTGCAGGTTGTGGATCGTGGAGCCGTCGTTGAGGGCGATGAAGGCCACCTGTTTGCTGCCGCGGCGTGTACGCACCCAGCCGCAGACGACGACGTCGGTGTCGTACGCCTCACTGGCAAGTATTTCTTTGATTTTCGTTCGTTTCATCGTGTGTTACGTTGTGATGATGGTTTTACGCGTTCACTCGAAGGCGCCCATGCGCAGCATGTTTACCTCCTGTTCGTTCAGGTAGCGCCACTTTCCGCGGCCGAGGTTCTTCTTCGTCAGGCCGGCGAAATAGACGCGGTCGAGCTTCGTGACGTGGTATCCGAGCGCCTCGAACATGCGACGGACGATGCGGTTGCGGCCCGAGTGGATCTCGATGCCCACCTGCTTGTGGTCTTCCTCGCTGGCGTAGCTGATGGCGTCGGCGTGGATTTCGCCGTCGTCCAGCACCAGACCGCTGGCCAGCTTCTCCATGTCTTCCACAGCGACCTCTTTGTCGAGCCACACGTGGTAGATCTTCTTCTTCTTGAACGACGGGTGGGTGAGCTTCGAGGCCAGATTGCCGTCGTTCGTGAGCAGCAGCACGCCCGTCGTGTTGCGGTCGAGGCGGCCGATGGGGTAGATGCGTTCCGGACAGGCGTTCTTGACGAGGTCCATTACTGTGCGTCGGTTCTGCGGATCGTCGACGGTGGTCATGCAGTTCTTCGGCTTGTTCAGTAGGATGTAGATCTTGCTTTCGATGTGCACGGGCTGGTCGCGGAAGAGCACTTCGTCTTGCCGTGTGATCTTCGTGCCGAGCGTGGTGACTACTTCGCCGTTCACCTTCACGACACCCGCCTGGATGAACGTGTCGGCTTCACGACGTGAGCAGACGCCCGAGTTGGCCAAGAAGCGGTTCAGACGGATCGGCTCGTTCGGGTCGCTCAGCTGCTCCTCATACTTGACTTGTTCCGGGATGAAGGGTGTGACGGGCTTTTTCGGCTTCTTCTTTTTCATCATCACCTTCTTCTTCGGTGGGAACGGTCCCGCGGGTCTCGATTCACCCTCGCCATACGCCTGACGCGGGTCATGGGGGCGGTGCGGTCGCTCGCCATAGCCTTCGCGTGGGGTAAAAGGTCGACGGCGCTCCGGGCGTTCACCCCCCTGCGGATAGGACGCGTAATGCCTGCGACGATCCGAGTCGGCACTTTGCGGCACATAGGGCTTGCGCTCCACGCCTTCCGTCGGCTGCTCGTAGGCGTAGGGACGGTTGTCCGGCGCAGAGTAGGATGTGTGCAGATACTCGTCTTTTTCGTAGGCCGGGCCATACGACCCGTAGGCGATGCGATTATACCCTGCCGGCCGACTGTCCTTGATGCGCGGACGGCGCTTCGTGGTCGAGGGGGGAGGGGGCGGCGTCGGCCTGCCCTTGCTGTCTAATTTGTAGCCGCCGCCTTCGCGTGTGGCACGATAGGCAGGGCGTTGCCGCTCCGGTTTGTTCTGCGGAGCCGGCTCCTTGCTGATCTCTTGGTTTTCACTGGTCGGACGAGGCTCGCGTCCGTCGTTCTCTTCTATTTCCATGCTTAAAAAGAAAATAAATGGGGGTTGATTAATTGGGGATTATAGTCGTCGCGACTATTAGTTCCGGGTTTTTAGAGGCCATTCAGCGGGGAACGATGCCTCCTCATACGCCGGTATAATTATGTGGGTTCACAGCCTTCAATTCGGCCTTCACCGCGTCGCTTAATTCCAGTGAGTCAATGAAGCGGTCGATCGATTCCTCCGTTACCGCTTCATTCTTGCGCGTTAGCGCCTTTAGTGCCTCGTAAGGCTGGGGATAACCCTCCCGCCTGAGGATGGTTTGTATGGCTTCGGCCACCACTTCACGGTGGGCATCCAGCTCGTGATCGATGGCAGGGCGGTTCAGCACCAGCTTCTCCAGCCCCTTGCTTAGGCTGGCCAGTGCCACGGCAATATGTGCCAGCGGCACACCGATGTTGCGCGTCACGGTCGAGTCCGTCAAGTCGCGTTGCAGGCGAGAAATAGGCAGCTTCGTGCTCAGGTGTGTCAAGATGGCATCGGCCACCCCGAGGTTACCCTCCGCATTCTCGAAGTCGATCGGGTTCACCTTGTGTGGCATGGCCGACGATCCCACTTCGCCTGCTTTGATCTTCTGCTTGAAGTAATCCATCGAGATATACTGCCACATGTCACGACAGAGGTCGATCAGGATCGTATTCACCCGCCGCAGCCCGTCGAAGAGTGCAGCCAAGTTGTCATAGTTCGAAATCTGCGTTGTCCACGCTTCACGCACCAGCCCCAACCGTTCGCTGACGAAGCGGTCGGCAAAGGCTCGCCAGTCCGTCTGCGGATAGGCCGCATGGTGCGCGTTGAAGTTGCCCGTTGCTCCGCCAAACTTCGCTGAAATGGGCACAGCCCGCAGCAGGGTCAGCTGCTGTTCCAGTCGGTAGGCAAACACCCGAATCTCCTTGCCTAACCGTGTCGGAGAGGCCGGTTGCCCGTGCGTTTTGGCCGGCATGGCGATCTCTTCCCACGCCTCCGCATACCTATATAATACGGACATCACGGAGTCGAGAGCTGGATAATAGACCTCCTCTAAGACCTCTTTAACCGAGAGCGGGAGGGCGGTGTTATTAATGTCCTGCGACGTCAGTCCGAAGTGCACAAACTCGCGGTACGCTCCAAGGCCCGCCGCATCCATGCGCTCTTTGATGAAATACTCCACCGCCTTTACGTCGTGGTTCGTTGTCCGCTCGATCTCCTTAATGCGCTCTGCGTCCGCCATCGAAAAGTCGAGATAAACGCGCCGCAACGCCTCGTGTATCTCCGGGCGATTGGCCGCCTTGAGTTGCGGCAACACCTCGGTCAGCGCACAGAAGTATTCCGCCTCCACGCGTACACGATATCGGATCAATGCAAATTCAGAGAAATACGAGGCCAGCGCCTCTGTTTTGCCCCGGTAACGTCCGTCGACCGGAGAGATAGCCGTTAATGCTGAAAGAATCATCTACTGGTTTTATTAGGGGTGGCAAAAGTATGCCTTTTTTAATACCCTCCTCCGCTGGATAGGTCTAATCAGACTGCATAAGGACGCCGAGGAGTAGGACTACGTGCGAGTTTTGGGGGCGCTTTATTCCTACAGAGAGCCCACCCACACGTGGTTTTAATCTCCGTACCCCTACGGAAAGCCCACCCACGCGTGGTTTTAATCTCCGTACCCCTACGGAAAGCTCACCCACGCGTGGTTTTGATCTCCGTACCCCTACGGAAAGCCCACCCACGCGTGGTTTTGATCTCCGTACCCCTACGGAAAGCCCACCCACACGTGGTTTTGATCTCCGTACCTCTATCGGAGCCCTACGACGTACCATTTTGATACGATAGCTCCCTGTCTCTTATCGGGGGAAACGCGTGCCCTGCTATACTTTACGTTTACTTTTGCCAGCGAATCAAATCAGTAAAAGGTAGATGAATACAGTAATTTATGTGGCTATCGCTGTGGTTGCAGCGGTTGTGTGCGGCTATTTCTTGTATGCCAATTTCCGGATGAAGCGGGCACGTCGCAAGGAGCTGGAGGAGTTCAATTCGCGCTATTCGGGTAAGCCGCTGGGCGAAAATCATCAGCGGGCCATGGTCTATGGCGCTGTGTTGGCCCGATCGAGGGGCGAATCGGTGCTGTCGATGATTCCCAAGGAGCGCATTGAGACGTACCGAGAGGGGATGAAGAAAAGTCGAAACATCGTCGACGAGCAGTCGGCTATAACAGCCCTGAATGCACTTCTCCAGTTGCAGAACAGCATCAATTTCGACGAGTTTATCCGCACCCATGAGACGAATAAAGAGCTCAATCGCATCTATACGCGGCTGTCGCGAGAATTAGACCTTCCGGAGGAGGAGGTGAAGCAGGTTCGATCGACGTACGCGTGGGACATTAGCCGTGCGGTGAACGTGGCCAAGTGGTGCTTCTGGATTGGATACCTGACGGAATCGCAATTCTATGGCTGCTTAGACCGTTGCAATGAGATGGTGTCCCGCTTGGGCAAAGACTGGACGGAATACACCTGCTCCTTCTTACTGGGGCGCTGCATTCAGGGATTTAAGCCCGAAGAAGTGCTGCCCGCGGCCAAGGAGCTGCTCGCCGCAATCCGAGACGGGGCGGAGGTGAAAACGGACGATCCGGATCTGACGGTTTACCGGGATATAGCCTTTAGTTGAGGCTACGTTGCCCGCTGATCCAGCGCAAGGAGCATCTCGTCGTAAGCGGGGATATGATCCATCGGGAGGTATGCGTCCATCGATTGATTTTGGCGGAAGCAGAAGTGGCGAAGCCCGTTGCTGACGAGCAGGAAGGGCACAGCGAGCACCATATTATAGCGCGCGATTTGCTCAAACACACGCTGCGTGATGGCTACCGAGGGGGCCTTGTATTCCGCGATGGCCAGCGGACGCAGCTGACGGTTGTAAACGACCGTGTCGCAACGTCGCGAGAGGGAGTTCAGCGTGATGGGCACCTCATTGGCCGTCAGTTCAGCGGGCACACCTTTCTCCGACAGGAGGTAATGCACGAAATGCTGGCGCACCCATTCTTCGGGCGTAAGCGCTACGTATTTGCGGCGCAGGGGATCTAAAACCGTTTGGCGCCCTCGATCGGAGCCGAAGCGCAGCGAACAGGGAGGGAGATGGAGTGGGGGGTAAAGGCTCATTGCGTGATCATAAAAATGTAGGACAAACATAAATGCATGACAGATGAAGACAAAACAAGAAATCGTAGAGAACTGGCTTCCTCGCTACACGGATAGGAAGCTGGAGGACTTTTCAGACCACATCTTGCTGACCAACTTCACGAAGTATGTGGAGCTGTTCGCGGAACATTTCGATGCGCCCATTCTGGGGCTGCGCAACTCGATGCCGAACGCGTCGGGGGGTGGCATTACGATCATCAACTTTGGGATGGGCAGCTCGAACGCCGCCACCATCATGGATCTGCTTTCGGCCGTCATGCCCAAGGCGGTGCTTTTCTTGGGCAAGTGTGGCGGACTGAAGCGGGCCAATTCCTTAGGCGACTACGTGTTGCCGATCGCGGCGATCCGTGGGGAAGGCACATCGAATGACTATCTGCCGCCCGAGGTGCCGTCGTTACCTGCATTCTCCATGTTGCGCGCCATCTCGTCGGCCATACGTGACAAAGGCCACGACTACTGGACGGGCACGATCTACACCACCAACCGACGAGTGTGGGAGTACGACACGTCGTTCAAGGAATATCTTGTCCGCACCCATGCCACGGGCATCGACATGGAGACGGCCACCCTGCTGACGGCTGGCTTTGCCAATCAGATCCCGACCGGGGCGCTGCTGATGGTCTCCGACAAGCCGTTGGAGGAGAATGGCGTCAAGACGCAGGAGAGCGACAAGGGCGTGACGCAAAAGTTCGCTCCCGAGCACGTGGAGCTGGGCATTGCCGCCTTGGAGATGATCATCGACGAGAAGAAGACGATCCAGCACATCAAGTTTAACTGGTAGCCGGTAGAGGCTTACGCATGGCAGCCGAGGGAGCACAGACGTTTGACAGCCTTTGCCGCGACATTCGAGCGGAGAAGTTCAGCCCGATCTATTTGCTGATCGGGGAGGAGCCGTATTTCATTGACTGCATCGCGGAGTTGCTTACGGAGCGCGTGGTCAAAGAGGCCGACCGCGATTTCAACCAGACGATCCTCTACGGCTCGGAGGCGAAGTCGGCCGATGTGATCAATGCAGCACGACGTTTCCCGATGATGGCCGACAGGCAGTTGGTGCTTGTGCGTGAGGCGCAGGCGCTGACTGACCTGGAGCTGATCACGGCTTATGCGCGCAAGCCACTGGCGTCGACCGTGCTTGTGCTCTGTTGCAAGCTGAAGAAGTTGGACGGCCGGAGGCGGTTTACCGCTCTATCTACGGCGGTGAAGAAGGTGGGCGTCGTATTCGAGTCGGACAAGATCCCTGACTACCGCATGGAGGCCTACATCACGGCCGCGTTGAAGGGGCGTTCGATGACGGCTGACCGAAAGGTGTCGGCCATGCTGAACGAGTTCGTCGGTAACGACCCAGCGCGGCTGAACCAGATCTTAGACAAGTTGCAGATCCTCCTGGCCAGTCAGAAGGACAAGACGCTTACGCCGGAGCTGATCGAGCAAAACGTGGGGATCAGCAAGGATTACAACAACTTCGAACTGCTGCACGCCATTGCTGAGCGCGACACGCTGCGGGCGCACCGGATTGCGCAATACTTCGACAGCGATCCGACCAATCACCCGATACAGATGACGCTGCCCGTGCTCTTCAACTACTTCACCAACCTCCTGATCTGCTATTACGCCAAGGATCGTTCGGAGCGGGGACTGATGCAGACCTTGGGGCTTCGCTTCCCGGTACAGGTGCGTGACTATGTGACGGGTATGAAGAACTACAAGGCCATGAAGGTCTTCCACGTGATTCATGACATCCGTCTGGCCGATGCGCGATCGAAGGGCGTGGACGCGACTTCGTCCATGACCGATGGCGAGATCCTCAAGGAGTTGCTACACCGCATCATGCACTGACGGGGAGCCAATCGAGGGCCCAAATTCGTCCGCGCAGGCCTCTGCCGAGGCCGGGGAAGTTTGCCTGGTACCCGGCCAAACTTCGCTGGCGGCCGCAGTCGCCCCGTCGATCAGAAATACGAAGAGCCCCCGCAACCAGTGCGAGGGCTCTTTTTTCGTGTGTAGGAATCGCGAAAAGTGCGATAACGCTACTGCGCTCCGCCACCGAGCGCCTGGTAAAGCGTGATGACGGATGAGATCTCGTTGTAGCGGTTCGTCAGTCGGGTCAGTCGGGCGGCGAGCAGGCTTTGCTGCGCGGTGAGCACCTCGAGATAGGTGGCCGATCCGTGTTCCATGAGCAGCGTGGTAGCCTTGACGGCGCGCTCGAGCGAGGCGACTTGCTTGTCGTAATACTCCGCCTTGGCCTCGTAGGTCTGCACCTGAGTCAAAGCGTTATTGACCTCCATGCCGGCGTTGAGTAGCGTCTGGCGGAAGGTGAGCGCGGCCGACTCCTGTTCGGCGCGGGCGATCCGCAGCTGTGCGCGCAGGCGACCGTTTTGGAAGAGGGGTTGCGTGAGCGACGCGACGGCCGTCCAGAGGAAATTGCTCGGATTAGCGATGGCCGCCCCCGCGCTGTTCGTCCAGCCGGCAGTTCCGCTCAGCGTTATGGAGGGATAGAAGGCCGCGCGGGCGGCATTGGTCGCATAGAAAGCGGCGGCCAGACTCTGCTCGGCGCGCATCACGTCCGGGCGCTGCGCTAAGAGCGAGGCCGGCAGCCCTACGCTGAGCGAAGCCGGCATTTGCCAGGCGTCCATCTCGCCACGCTCCACGGCGTGAATGCTGTCGCCCAACAAGACGGCCAACCGATTCTCCGTCTCGCGGATTTGCTGGCGGAGGGAGAGCACGGAGGCGCTGACGCTGTACCAGTTGGCCTCGGATTGCGACACGGCGGCGTCGTTGTATCGCCCGGCCGCCATCAGCGCGCGCATGGTCTCGACGTTCTTCTGCCAGTTGGCGGCCGTCTCTTCGGAGATCTTCAGCTGCTCGTCGAGCATGGCCAACGTATAATAATAGGTAGCGATGCCGGAGACGACTTGCGCTTGCACCGCCTGTCGGTAGGCCTGACTGGCCATGAGTAGCGTCCGGGCGCGCTGGCGGGCGTTGCGGAGGCTGCCGAAGACGTCGAGCTGCCACGAGGCCGTCAGCGGCAGGCGATACGTCTGCGAGGGTGCGGCGCCATCTATGCCGCTGAGCGTGGCCTGAGGCGCCAGCGCAAAGGCGGGCAGGAAGGCCAGGTTGGCCGCCGAGAGCGACGCCTCGGCCTGCTCCACCTGCAGGTGCGCCCGACCGAGATCCGTGTTGTTACGCAGTCCGCGCTCGATGAGCGCCTGGAGGCGGACGTCGGTGAAGACGTCGCGCCAGGGCAGGCTGCCCAGATTCGTGGTGTCGCCACTAGGTTTTTCGGCGCTACCATAGAGGCCGTCCGTGCGGACACTGTCGGGGCGTTGATAGTTCGTATAGATGCCGCAGCTGGTCAGCATGGCTGCTGCGACGAGGGTGAGGAAGGTCCGTTTCATTACTGTCATGTTCATCATTCTGCTGTGTTATCCGTGTGTGATGCGTTGCGCTCATTCAGGCTCCGCTCGCGCTCCAACTGCACCTGCGCGTCCGCCTCTTTGTGCATAGCCGGGCGCACCTTCTCTTGCATAAACTCGAAAGCGATGTAGAGCACCGGCACGAGGAAGAGCAAGGCCAATGTGCCGACGATCATACCGCCCACCACGCCCGTTCCGAGCGAACTGTTGCCGTTGGCGCCAGCGCCAGACGAGAACATGAGCGGGAGCATACCGAAGATCATCGTCAGTACCGTCATCAAGATCGGGCGGAGGCGCACCTGCGCGGCCGAATAGGCGGACTCGATGATACCCATGCCTTGGCGACGCCGCTCGATGGCGTACTCGGTGATCAGAATGGCCGTCTTGGCCAGCAGCCCGATGAGCATGATGACACCCGTCTGGAGGTAGATGTTGTTCTCCAGCCCGAAGAGCTGCGCAAAGAGGAAGCTGCCCATCAGTCCGCACGGCACGGAGAGGATGACGGCAAAGGGGATGAGGAAGCTCTCGTAGAGGCAGGAGAGGATGAGATAAATGAGCACCACGCAGATGCCGTAGATGAGGAGCGTGGAAGCGCCGCCGCTCTCCGATTCCTCGCGCGAGATGCCGCTGTATTCGTAGCCGTAACCCTGCGGCAGGGCCTGCTCGGCCACCTCTTCGATGGCCCGCATGGCCTCGCCGGTAGAGTAACCGTCGGCTACGCTGACGTTGGCCGTGATGGCGGAGTAGAGATTGAAGCGCGTAGCCACCTCGGGGCCCATCACCTGTTTGAGGGTGACGAATTGGCCAATCGGCGCCATCTCCGTGCCGTTGCGGACGTAGAGACCGTTGAGCGATTGCTGGTTCAGGCGATACTTGGGGTCGGCCTGCATCATGACGCGGTAGACCTTGCCGTACTGGTTGAAGTTGGAGACGTACGCGCCGCCGCAGTAGGCGCTAAGGACGCTGAGCACGGAGGAGGGCGAGATGCCGGCGCGTTTGCATTTGGCGGCGTCCACATCGATGCTGTACTGCGGGAAGTTCATGGCGTACGAGGTGTAAGCCATCGCGATCTCGGGGCGTTGGTTGAGGGCGCCGAGGTATTGCATGGTGGTCTGGTAGAACTTCGTCATGTCGCCGCCCGTCTTGTCCTGGAGGTTCAGGCTGACGGCGTTGCCCACGCCGTAACCGGGGATCATACCCGGTTGAAAGGCGAAGATCTGCGCCTCCTTGATGGTTTGTAGTTGCGCCATCAGCTTGCCCAACACGGCGTCCGAGCTGTGCGCGCGGCCTTTGCGTTCGCTCCAGTCCTTGAGGCGGACGATGAACATGCCGTATGATACGCCTTGCCCAGACATCAGTCCGTAGCCCGCCACACGCGTATAATGCTCTACCTCGGGTGCCGTCTTGACGATGGCTTCAGCCTTTTCGAGCGTCTTCATCGTGGTGGCCAATGAGCTACCGGGCGATACGCTGACGTTGACCATCACTACGCCCTGGTCTTCTTGCGGCACGAGGCCGGTCTTCGTCGTCTTCATAAAGTAAACCAGCAACCCCACAGCGCAGGCCAGTGCGGCCCACGTCATCCAGCGGTGATGGATGAAGAACATCACGCCCTTCTTATACTTCCCCATCACGGCGTTGAACGACGCGTTGTAAGCCGCCTTCACCCGACCGTTGAAACTCTTGGCGCTCTTCGTGCCGTCGGCCGGGCGCATGATCATGGCGCAGAGGGCGGGGCAGAGCGTGAGTGCGTTGATGCACGAGATGCCGACGGCCGTAGCCATCGTAATACCGAACTGGGTGTAGAAGATGCCCGACGTACCGCCCATGAAGGTCACGGGGATGAACACGGCCATGAAGACGATCGTACACGTGATGACGGCCATCGTCACGTCGCCCATTGCATCCTTCGTGGCTTGGTAAGGCGACTTGTAGCCGATGTCGAACTTCGACTGCACGGCCTCGACGACGACGATCGAGTCGTCCACCACCGTACCGATGGCCAGCACAAGGGCGAACAGCGTCAGGATGTTGATACTGAAGCCGAACATGGAGAGGCAGGCGAAGGTGCCGATCAGCGACACCATGATCGAGATCGAGGGGATGACGGTGCTCTTGAAGTCTTGCAGGAAGAAGTAAACCACCAGAATGACGAGCAGGATGGCGATGACGAGCGTCTCCACCACATTATAGATCGAGGCGTAGAGGAAGTCGTTTGAGCTCATCATGTTCGTGAACTCGAGGCCGTCGGGCAGGTCTTTACTCAGCTTTTGCAGCAGGGCCGTGATGCGCGCATTCGTCTCCGTAGCGTTGGCGCCGGACACCTGAAAGACCATGAACGAAACGGCCGGCTTGCCGTCCATCGTGCCGTGGAAGCTGTACGACTGCGAACCGAGCTCCACCCGCGCCACGTCTTTCAGGCGGAGCACATTGCCGTTCTCGTCGGCACGGATCACCATGTTGCCAAACTCCTCTTCGCTGACAAGGCGACCCTTATACTTCATCGTGTATTGGAACGTGTTGTCCGAGTTTTCACCGAGCGAGCCCGTAGGCGCTTCGATGTTTTGCTCGCCGAGCACGGCCGTGATGTCCGACGGCACGAGCCCGTACTGCGCCATCACATCCGGCTTGAGCCAGATACGCATGCTGTACGTATCGCCCATCTCCATCACGTCGCCCACACCCTCGATACGCTTGATCTGTGGGATGATGTTGATGTCAAGGTAATTCGAGAGGAAATGCTCGTCATACTTCCCGTTCGTACACGTCAGGGCGTTGATCTGTAGGAAGCTCGTCTGTCGTTTCTGCGTACTCACGCCGACGCGTGTCACCTCGGCCGGGAGCAACCCTTGGGCACGCGACACACGGTTCTGCACGTTCACCGCGGCCATGTCTGGGTCTGTCCCCTGCTTGAAATACACCGAGATCGAGGCCGATCCGCTGTTTGTAGCCGTGGACGACATGTAGATCATGTTTTCCACGCCATTGATATTCTCTTCGAGCGGCATGATGACGCTCTTCTGCACCGCCTCGGCGTCTGCGCCGGTGTAGGCCGTGGAGACCATCACGGTGGGCGGGGCGATGTTCGGATACTGCTCCACGGGCAGCGTAAAGAGCGAGATAAGTCCTACGATGACGATCAGAATGGAGATCGACATGGCCAGCACCGGCCGCTTGATAAATACGTTTCCCTTCATCGTTTACTGCACTTGCGTTCCTTCCCGAATCAGTCCGGCCCCCTCAGCGATGATCACGTCGCCCGCCTCGAGGCCGCTAAGCACCACGTATTCCTGTCCGTCGCTGAGCGGCGAGACGGTGATGAGCGTGGAGACCGCCTTGCCGTCGACCACTTTATAGACGAGCGTCTTGTCCTGCATTTGCACCGTAGCTGCCTGCGGGATGACGATGCAATCGCGATAAACCGACGGCATGACGATGTTGCCCGTGGCGCCGCTGTGCAGCAGCCTCCCGGCATTGGGGAACTCCGCCCGGAGGCTGACCGTCCCCGTCGCGGGATCGATCACGCCGCTCACACTCTCCACACGCCCCGAGTCAGGATACTCCGATCCGTCGCTCAGGACCAGGCGCACGGGCGGGAACTTCTTCAGCGCCTCAGCCGTCGAACCGTATTCGCGTCCCAGCGCTAAGAGTTCGTTCTCGTTGATGGAGAAATAGACATACATCTGCGAGTTGTCCGAGACGGTCGTCAGCGGCGTCTGCATCGACGGCCCCACGAGCGAGCCCTGCCGGTAAGGCAGCGTACCCACCACGCCGTCGGCCGGACTCTTGACCGTGGTGTATGAAAGGTTGTTTCGTGCATTCACCTCAGCTGCTCGCGCCTGCGCCACGGCCGCCTCGGCCGTCTTCAGCGCATTCTTGGCCGTCTGCAACTCATAGTCCGAGATCACCTTTTGGTCATACAGCGTCTGCTTGCTTTCATAGGTCAGCCGCGCTGTAGCCAGCGATGCCTCAGCCGTGCCCACGGCCGCCCGGGCCTGATTGAGCGCCGCCTGATAGGGCACTTGATCGATCACGAATAGCGTCTGTCCGCGGCGTACC
The sequence above is drawn from the Tannerella serpentiformis genome and encodes:
- a CDS encoding AMP nucleosidase, translated to MKTKQEIVENWLPRYTDRKLEDFSDHILLTNFTKYVELFAEHFDAPILGLRNSMPNASGGGITIINFGMGSSNAATIMDLLSAVMPKAVLFLGKCGGLKRANSLGDYVLPIAAIRGEGTSNDYLPPEVPSLPAFSMLRAISSAIRDKGHDYWTGTIYTTNRRVWEYDTSFKEYLVRTHATGIDMETATLLTAGFANQIPTGALLMVSDKPLEENGVKTQESDKGVTQKFAPEHVELGIAALEMIIDEKKTIQHIKFNW
- the holA gene encoding DNA polymerase III subunit delta, yielding MAAEGAQTFDSLCRDIRAEKFSPIYLLIGEEPYFIDCIAELLTERVVKEADRDFNQTILYGSEAKSADVINAARRFPMMADRQLVLVREAQALTDLELITAYARKPLASTVLVLCCKLKKLDGRRRFTALSTAVKKVGVVFESDKIPDYRMEAYITAALKGRSMTADRKVSAMLNEFVGNDPARLNQILDKLQILLASQKDKTLTPELIEQNVGISKDYNNFELLHAIAERDTLRAHRIAQYFDSDPTNHPIQMTLPVLFNYFTNLLICYYAKDRSERGLMQTLGLRFPVQVRDYVTGMKNYKAMKVFHVIHDIRLADARSKGVDATSSMTDGEILKELLHRIMH
- a CDS encoding efflux transporter outer membrane subunit; the encoded protein is MKRTFLTLVAAAMLTSCGIYTNYQRPDSVRTDGLYGSAEKPSGDTTNLGSLPWRDVFTDVRLQALIERGLRNNTDLGRAHLQVEQAEASLSAANLAFLPAFALAPQATLSGIDGAAPSQTYRLPLTASWQLDVFGSLRNARQRARTLLMASQAYRQAVQAQVVSGIATYYYTLAMLDEQLKISEETAANWQKNVETMRALMAAGRYNDAAVSQSEANWYSVSASVLSLRQQIRETENRLAVLLGDSIHAVERGEMDAWQMPASLSVGLPASLLAQRPDVMRAEQSLAAAFYATNAARAAFYPSITLSGTAGWTNSAGAAIANPSNFLWTAVASLTQPLFQNGRLRAQLRIARAEQESAALTFRQTLLNAGMEVNNALTQVQTYEAKAEYYDKQVASLERAVKATTLLMEHGSATYLEVLTAQQSLLAARLTRLTNRYNEISSVITLYQALGGGAQ
- a CDS encoding efflux RND transporter permease subunit gives rise to the protein MKGNVFIKRPVLAMSISILIVIVGLISLFTLPVEQYPNIAPPTVMVSTAYTGADAEAVQKSVIMPLEENINGVENMIYMSSTATNSGSASISVYFKQGTDPDMAAVNVQNRVSRAQGLLPAEVTRVGVSTQKRQTSFLQINALTCTNGKYDEHFLSNYLDINIIPQIKRIEGVGDVMEMGDTYSMRIWLKPDVMAQYGLVPSDITAVLGEQNIEAPTGSLGENSDNTFQYTMKYKGRLVSEEEFGNMVIRADENGNVLRLKDVARVELGSQSYSFHGTMDGKPAVSFMVFQVSGANATETNARITALLQKLSKDLPDGLEFTNMMSSNDFLYASIYNVVETLVIAILLVILVVYFFLQDFKSTVIPSISIMVSLIGTFACLSMFGFSINILTLFALVLAIGTVVDDSIVVVEAVQSKFDIGYKSPYQATKDAMGDVTMAVITCTIVFMAVFIPVTFMGGTSGIFYTQFGITMATAVGISCINALTLCPALCAMIMRPADGTKSAKSFNGRVKAAYNASFNAVMGKYKKGVMFFIHHRWMTWAALACAVGLLVYFMKTTKTGLVPQEDQGVVMVNVSVSPGSSLATTMKTLEKAEAIVKTAPEVEHYTRVAGYGLMSGQGVSYGMFIVRLKDWSERKGRAHSSDAVLGKLMAQLQTIKEAQIFAFQPGMIPGYGVGNAVSLNLQDKTGGDMTKFYQTTMQYLGALNQRPEIAMAYTSYAMNFPQYSIDVDAAKCKRAGISPSSVLSVLSAYCGGAYVSNFNQYGKVYRVMMQADPKYRLNQQSLNGLYVRNGTEMAPIGQFVTLKQVMGPEVATRFNLYSAITANVSVADGYSTGEAMRAIEEVAEQALPQGYGYEYSGISREESESGGASTLLIYGICVVLIYLILSCLYESFLIPFAVILSVPCGLMGSFLFAQLFGLENNIYLQTGVIMLIGLLAKTAILITEYAIERRRQGMGIIESAYSAAQVRLRPILMTVLTMIFGMLPLMFSSGAGANGNSSLGTGVVGGMIVGTLALLFLVPVLYIAFEFMQEKVRPAMHKEADAQVQLERERSLNERNASHTDNTAE